The following are from one region of the Granulicella aggregans genome:
- a CDS encoding nSTAND1 domain-containing NTPase translates to MAGASTSPANAVTSPLSIGQSPFSDVFLSHNTADKPIVEELARQLLNSGITPWLDMWNLIPGEPFQEAIEEALDRCTSCAVFVGPSGAGPWQNEEMRAAIDRRVRDSTGKFRVIPVYLPGAPRRSDRQLPVFLRRQTWVDFQAGTADDEALRRLVCGIQGKAPGPARSAPQHGECPYRGLQSFDVGDSRLFFGREALTTRLVTRLCPNQGSMQRLRFLGVLGPSGSGKSSLARAGLIASIQNGAIEGSGQWPTVVFRPGADPIESLAIALSSIYKPLSDLSALMDFTRSCLQDERALHLISRLVLRDRNPDCHILLVVDQFEEFFALCSDSAVMKAFIDNLIYASGVIGGRIITCVVMRADFYGKCAAHSALATALSNSQVLVDAMSAAEMRSAIEEPALLTGCRFEPGLVDVLLEDSIKETTTLPLLQHVLLELWEHRRGNTLTHDAYKQIGGLEGALERRAEEIFSRLAPSEQSAAKRLLLRMIEPGHGTEATKRRAPLTELNTISNGSSETATILSLFTAPDVRLVTTQAKDLIGGEATVELSHEALIKRWKRLRDWIEEDRQNLVVQRRLTEATQEWIASGKNDAYLYRGPLLARANEWAELYPGEVNAEEQDFLLQSLDASAEQSRMSDAAALDQMEAVAGRIWLDIPQMQQFIARGQLLSTRIEMHGRQLERYRREGQLNAEGSWRHESEEIQFEHDTLELHVARLKRFRSGLLAAAEHVVAQVEAQQNPLSEEHRARWAEAIESIEKSPKYNGLKISSQEGLLPIGEDARSGLWEFAVLVTGSVPGRDPDGGLALEDMSALILVLVPGGTFRMGAIRPSDSHPLGSPNVDPYALDREGPVHTVTLKPFFISKFQMTQGQWLHASGTNPSMFRPDNQPGLTLVHPVECVSWNDCSIVLTRVGLSLPTEEQWEYAARAGTTTIWFTGDDPERLKGNANLNMAGHTPVGSFNLPNRFGLFDVVGNVWEWCLDSFRNYNVGDDEPSVKVGSEDDFMPGSRGGSFFNDAIFARSSIRYFRTVPGAKFNNRGLRPMRDLR, encoded by the coding sequence ATGGCCGGTGCAAGTACATCTCCTGCGAATGCGGTCACCTCTCCCCTCTCTATCGGTCAGTCGCCTTTTTCGGATGTTTTCTTATCGCACAATACGGCAGATAAGCCCATCGTCGAGGAGCTGGCTAGGCAACTGCTAAATAGCGGGATTACGCCGTGGCTTGATATGTGGAACCTCATTCCCGGGGAGCCTTTTCAGGAAGCTATCGAAGAGGCGCTCGATCGCTGCACAAGCTGCGCTGTCTTCGTCGGTCCCAGTGGCGCGGGGCCCTGGCAGAACGAAGAGATGCGTGCAGCCATTGATAGGCGAGTTCGCGATAGCACAGGAAAATTTCGCGTGATCCCCGTCTATCTGCCAGGGGCGCCCCGGAGGTCGGACAGGCAGTTGCCGGTTTTTTTGCGCAGGCAGACCTGGGTGGACTTTCAAGCGGGCACCGCCGATGACGAGGCCCTTCGAAGATTGGTATGCGGGATCCAGGGAAAGGCACCCGGCCCTGCGCGATCTGCCCCTCAACATGGGGAGTGCCCCTACCGCGGCCTTCAGTCTTTTGATGTCGGTGACTCCAGGCTCTTCTTTGGACGTGAAGCGTTAACCACCCGGCTTGTGACCAGACTCTGCCCAAACCAGGGTTCGATGCAGAGGCTCCGGTTCCTGGGAGTTCTCGGCCCTTCCGGCAGCGGTAAATCCTCATTGGCACGCGCGGGACTTATCGCTTCGATTCAGAATGGCGCCATCGAAGGGAGCGGCCAATGGCCGACTGTTGTGTTCCGGCCCGGTGCCGACCCGATTGAGAGTCTCGCAATTGCCCTATCATCCATCTACAAACCTCTTTCCGATCTCTCCGCGCTTATGGACTTTACGCGCAGCTGTCTTCAGGACGAGCGAGCCCTCCATCTGATATCGCGTCTAGTCCTTCGAGACCGAAACCCGGACTGCCATATCCTTCTCGTCGTCGATCAATTTGAGGAGTTCTTCGCGCTCTGCAGTGATAGTGCTGTCATGAAGGCATTCATTGATAACCTCATCTATGCGTCGGGAGTCATCGGGGGCCGCATCATTACCTGCGTGGTGATGCGCGCAGATTTCTACGGTAAGTGTGCGGCACATTCTGCCCTGGCAACTGCCTTATCAAACAGCCAGGTGCTTGTGGATGCGATGTCTGCTGCCGAGATGCGGAGCGCCATCGAAGAGCCGGCGCTCCTGACCGGATGCAGGTTTGAACCTGGGCTGGTCGATGTTCTTCTTGAAGACTCTATCAAGGAGACGACGACCTTACCTCTTTTGCAGCACGTGCTACTTGAACTTTGGGAGCACCGCAGGGGAAACACCCTGACCCACGATGCCTACAAACAAATCGGTGGACTTGAAGGGGCGCTCGAGCGAAGAGCAGAAGAGATATTCAGCCGCCTCGCACCGAGTGAGCAGTCCGCTGCAAAGCGCCTGCTGCTCCGTATGATCGAACCTGGCCACGGAACTGAAGCGACGAAGCGAAGAGCGCCGCTAACGGAACTCAACACGATTTCGAATGGGTCGTCGGAGACCGCCACCATTCTTTCTCTGTTCACAGCGCCAGACGTTCGGCTCGTGACAACCCAGGCGAAGGATCTGATTGGGGGAGAGGCCACCGTAGAGCTATCGCACGAGGCACTGATTAAGCGATGGAAACGCTTGCGGGACTGGATAGAAGAGGACCGGCAAAATCTTGTCGTGCAGCGGCGTCTCACCGAGGCGACTCAAGAGTGGATCGCCTCTGGGAAGAACGATGCTTATTTATACCGGGGTCCATTGCTCGCTCGAGCGAATGAATGGGCTGAACTATACCCTGGCGAGGTGAATGCCGAAGAGCAGGACTTCCTCTTGCAGAGCCTCGACGCCTCTGCGGAACAATCCAGGATGAGCGACGCTGCCGCGCTGGATCAAATGGAGGCAGTGGCTGGCAGGATATGGCTGGATATTCCTCAGATGCAGCAGTTTATAGCTCGCGGTCAGCTCCTAAGCACCCGTATTGAAATGCATGGCCGTCAACTTGAGAGATATCGGCGGGAGGGTCAATTGAATGCGGAGGGTTCCTGGCGGCATGAGAGCGAGGAGATTCAGTTTGAACACGATACTTTAGAACTGCACGTAGCTCGATTAAAACGGTTCCGGAGTGGCTTGTTGGCTGCAGCCGAGCATGTGGTCGCCCAGGTGGAAGCGCAACAAAATCCATTGTCCGAGGAGCATCGGGCGCGTTGGGCGGAAGCGATCGAGTCGATTGAGAAGAGCCCGAAATATAACGGATTGAAGATCTCAAGCCAGGAAGGTCTCTTACCTATTGGCGAGGATGCCAGGTCAGGCTTGTGGGAGTTCGCGGTCCTCGTCACCGGTAGCGTTCCCGGCAGAGATCCAGACGGTGGTCTGGCTCTGGAGGATATGTCGGCGTTGATTCTGGTGCTCGTGCCCGGTGGAACATTCCGGATGGGGGCCATTAGGCCTAGCGATTCTCATCCTCTTGGGTCGCCAAACGTAGATCCCTATGCACTTGACCGTGAAGGTCCCGTACACACGGTGACTCTAAAGCCTTTCTTCATTTCGAAATTTCAGATGACTCAAGGACAGTGGCTCCATGCATCAGGAACAAATCCGAGCATGTTTCGTCCCGACAATCAACCAGGTCTGACGTTGGTGCATCCGGTCGAATGCGTCAGCTGGAACGACTGCTCCATAGTGTTGACCCGCGTGGGGCTTTCGCTGCCGACAGAGGAACAATGGGAGTACGCGGCTCGAGCAGGAACGACCACGATTTGGTTTACGGGGGATGATCCGGAAAGACTCAAGGGTAATGCCAATCTGAACATGGCAGGTCATACGCCTGTGGGGTCATTTAATCTACCGAATCGCTTTGGGCTCTTCGATGTAGTGGGGAATGTGTGGGAGTGGTGCCTGGATAGCTTTCGGAATTACAACGTAGGCGATGACGAACCCAGCGTCAAGGTGGGTTCAGAGGACGATTTCATGCCTGGGTCGAGGGGAGGGAGCTTCTTCAACGACGCTATCTTCGCCCGGTCCAGCATCAGATATTTTCGGACGGTCCCGGGAGCCAAGTTCAACAATCGCGGTCTCCGTCCAATGAGAGATCTGAGATAA
- a CDS encoding cupin domain-containing protein, translated as MVLFTWGKGAVLPEHSHPHVQAGFVVSGAVELTVEGTEYTTRSGCSYLIHANERHSARALEDSVVLDAFTPSRQDYILRGV; from the coding sequence ATGGTCTTGTTTACCTGGGGGAAGGGTGCGGTACTCCCTGAGCATTCACATCCGCATGTACAAGCGGGATTTGTTGTCTCGGGAGCCGTAGAACTGACGGTTGAAGGCACCGAATACACTACCCGAAGCGGATGCAGTTATTTGATCCATGCGAACGAACGACACTCAGCCCGAGCGTTGGAGGATTCAGTCGTCCTGGATGCTTTCACTCCATCTCGTCAGGACTACATTCTTCGGGGCGTGTGA
- a CDS encoding tyrosine-type recombinase/integrase, translating to MSEHHTILGGKVHVYKRPNSSSWQCATYLAGKNRRTTTKEDSLSKAKEFAEDWYLQLRGKLRDGELKSGKPFRDAAKLYLREFDIMTQGQRNATYARGQHARTNGHLVPFFGSMVLPEITAGTINEYRIHRLEESKALRGKPPAHNTMHQEIVTLRQIFKTALRHGWIEHLPDMSAPYRASAKISHRAWFSPEEYKQLYEATRKRAQHPKQPRFRWEAEQLHDYVLFSANTGLRPDEAMRLQFRDVKIVEDEGSGQTILEIEVRGKRGIGFCKSTVGAVRPFQRLKARLRPDGGPGRAGSRKDSLESGEWQQPGTTELLFPKWSRDLFNAILEEEKLRVDRDGRPRTAYSLRHTYICLRLLEGADIYQIAKNCRTSVEMIEKYYAAHLKTQLDASAINVMKPRPKKDLAKKEPRRVESHSLAEAM from the coding sequence ATGTCCGAACATCACACCATCCTCGGTGGTAAGGTTCACGTCTACAAACGTCCGAACAGTTCTAGCTGGCAGTGCGCGACCTATTTGGCAGGCAAGAACCGGCGCACAACGACCAAAGAAGACAGCCTCTCGAAAGCGAAGGAATTCGCGGAAGACTGGTACTTGCAGTTGCGGGGCAAGCTGCGCGACGGCGAGCTAAAGAGCGGCAAGCCATTCCGGGACGCGGCCAAGTTGTATCTGCGCGAGTTCGACATCATGACGCAGGGACAACGGAACGCAACCTACGCGCGCGGCCAGCACGCGCGTACGAATGGCCATCTCGTTCCTTTCTTTGGCAGCATGGTTCTCCCTGAGATCACTGCGGGCACGATTAACGAGTACCGCATCCATCGCCTTGAGGAGTCGAAGGCGCTACGCGGCAAGCCGCCCGCGCATAACACCATGCACCAAGAGATCGTGACGTTGCGCCAGATATTCAAGACGGCGTTGCGTCACGGATGGATTGAACATCTCCCTGATATGTCCGCGCCCTATCGGGCGTCGGCCAAGATTTCTCACAGAGCATGGTTTTCGCCGGAAGAATACAAGCAGCTTTACGAAGCGACTCGCAAGCGGGCGCAGCACCCGAAGCAGCCGCGCTTTCGCTGGGAAGCGGAACAGCTTCACGACTATGTTCTGTTCTCCGCGAATACAGGGCTTCGCCCCGATGAAGCGATGCGTCTCCAGTTCCGCGATGTGAAGATCGTTGAAGACGAAGGCAGCGGCCAAACAATCCTAGAGATCGAAGTCCGAGGTAAGAGAGGCATTGGCTTCTGCAAGAGCACGGTCGGAGCTGTGCGACCGTTCCAGCGTCTGAAGGCTCGTCTGCGTCCTGATGGCGGTCCGGGGCGTGCGGGCAGTCGCAAGGATTCGTTAGAGAGCGGAGAGTGGCAGCAGCCGGGAACAACCGAGTTGCTGTTTCCAAAGTGGTCGCGCGATCTGTTCAACGCGATTCTTGAGGAAGAGAAGCTTCGGGTTGACCGCGATGGCAGACCGCGCACTGCCTATAGCCTTCGTCACACGTACATCTGTTTGCGGCTTCTCGAAGGGGCTGACATCTACCAGATCGCAAAGAATTGCCGGACCAGTGTGGAGATGATCGAGAAATACTACGCTGCCCACCTGAAGACTCAGCTCGATGCTTCTGCGATCAATGTGATGAAACCTCGTCCCAAGAAGGACTTAGCCAAGAAGGAGCCTCGTAGAGTTGAGTCTCATTCGCTGGCGGAGGCGATGTAA
- a CDS encoding helix-turn-helix domain-containing protein, translating to MLPISAIAEQIAHKRKALGLSQAALAKKAHIGRSTLDALENGRMGELGYTKISNILSALGLEMRIQQASSSRPTLEELMSEQSHD from the coding sequence ATGCTGCCTATATCCGCCATCGCAGAGCAGATAGCCCACAAGCGTAAAGCGTTGGGACTAAGCCAGGCCGCGCTTGCGAAGAAAGCACACATTGGTCGTTCCACATTGGATGCTCTCGAAAATGGCCGCATGGGAGAGTTGGGATACACCAAGATCAGCAACATTCTTTCCGCGCTGGGCCTTGAGATGAGGATTCAGCAGGCCAGCTCCAGCAGGCCGACCCTAGAAGAGCTGATGAGTGAGCAAAGCCATGATTAA
- a CDS encoding type II toxin-antitoxin system HipA family toxin: protein MIKVWTDSQEAGMLDRSGDRGSSFAYAPDALASRAVSATMPVRLSSWDIRFGLLPIFEMNLPEGVLRERLRLSFAKATGSFDEFDLLGVVGRSQVGRIRYTGQREQLQEDVPFQSVDEILEHRRGGDLFRYLIEKFAAFSGISGVQPKVLVRDEAAFSALDGSGQRFSESYRGATHIVKFWEPNEYPQLAANEYFCLEVAKACGLEVPSYRLSEDANALVIDRFDLRQDGAYRGFEDFCVLNARRTDEKYRGSYETSIMKRFTQFANSSHLVEDTERLFTLIALNCALRNGDAHLKNFGIVYDDVQGEARLAPVYDLVTTAVYLPKDSMALTLNGSTRWPSVKDLQRLGETRMGGSPARITAILERINDAMSEVVSTMKRYIRANPKFEQIGSQMLLQWQVGVKFSLRSSD, encoded by the coding sequence ATGATTAAGGTCTGGACCGATTCGCAGGAAGCTGGAATGCTTGATCGATCAGGAGACCGGGGCAGCAGCTTCGCCTACGCTCCAGATGCTCTTGCCTCGCGCGCTGTCTCGGCGACGATGCCGGTTCGCCTTTCATCCTGGGACATTCGTTTCGGATTGCTGCCAATCTTCGAAATGAATCTTCCCGAAGGCGTGCTTCGTGAGCGTTTGCGCTTATCGTTTGCTAAAGCTACAGGAAGCTTCGACGAGTTTGATCTCTTAGGTGTTGTGGGGCGTTCGCAAGTGGGACGCATTCGATACACCGGTCAGCGTGAGCAGCTTCAGGAAGACGTTCCCTTCCAATCGGTAGACGAAATTCTGGAGCATCGACGCGGTGGCGATCTCTTTCGTTATCTCATTGAGAAGTTCGCGGCCTTCTCCGGTATTAGTGGAGTCCAGCCTAAGGTCCTCGTGAGAGACGAAGCCGCATTCTCTGCGCTCGACGGTTCCGGCCAACGCTTTTCTGAAAGCTACCGAGGTGCAACGCACATTGTGAAGTTCTGGGAGCCGAACGAGTATCCACAGCTCGCGGCGAATGAATACTTCTGCCTCGAAGTTGCCAAAGCGTGCGGGCTCGAGGTGCCTTCCTATCGGCTTTCGGAAGACGCGAATGCCCTGGTGATCGATCGCTTCGATTTACGTCAAGATGGCGCGTATAGAGGTTTCGAGGATTTTTGCGTGCTGAACGCCAGACGCACCGATGAGAAGTATCGCGGCAGCTACGAAACGTCGATCATGAAGCGTTTTACGCAGTTTGCGAATTCATCGCATCTCGTCGAGGATACGGAGCGTCTCTTCACTCTTATCGCTCTCAACTGCGCCTTGCGGAATGGAGATGCGCACCTGAAAAACTTCGGCATTGTCTATGACGATGTTCAAGGCGAGGCACGACTCGCTCCTGTCTATGATCTGGTGACAACGGCAGTCTATCTGCCGAAAGACAGCATGGCGCTCACCTTGAACGGATCGACCCGCTGGCCAAGCGTCAAAGACCTTCAGCGTCTTGGTGAAACTCGCATGGGTGGCTCACCCGCCAGGATCACCGCGATCCTCGAACGCATCAATGATGCGATGTCCGAAGTTGTGTCGACAATGAAGCGATACATTAGGGCCAATCCCAAATTCGAGCAGATAGGCTCTCAGATGCTGTTGCAGTGGCAGGTCGGAGTTAAGTTCTCGCTGAGATCGAGTGATTAG
- a CDS encoding Z1 domain-containing protein encodes MTSGLNLTGSFFPSYKTANPGFSSDTFHCAEETVAELLQKATSSDHPGMLLGKVQSGKTRTFISILAFAFDNGFDIAIVLSKNSKALIEQTAKRLNSEFKMFVDDGELDIYDIMHAPDSFGVFELDSKLIFVAKKQDDNLRRLIDLFKKNKLMAEKRTLIIDDEADNASIGYTKKAGLIEANKIASKINDLRSVIQSSSFLQVTATPYSLYLQPNEIEVANVLTFKPTRPAFTKLVPVPAEYVGGETYFGESAKSEADTLESLIHHTVDHREFERLKKPDARSLKIDQVLTSPAINGFRTAIINFIVGGCIQRINRTNAGEKSKKLRFSFLLHSEAGKEAHSWQEKLTKAIIKKLQEAAESKHDEFISLVTEAHGDFARSLALALEPIPEVDAVIAAVSEALEDEHITVAKVNSDDDVAALLDSSGQLKLRSPLNIFIGGQVLDRGVTLAGLIGFYYGRRPNKYQQDTVLQHSRMYGYRRMDLAVTRFYTSNVIRYAMSQMEEFDSSLRAAIESGGDHAVQFIRKAADGTVVPCSPNKILVATTQTLRPYKRILPIGFQTGYRTGANGIGQAIKVLDEQITALCGFNAAAPKLIPVSDAIDLIRAIAPTMEFPEDDAPDFDWDGAVAALAHLCQQHPVPAERGHVLIWAADGRDSARLASAGSHATYIETPDSERTEGKLAKQYAINHPILFLLRQEGSEAKGWRGTPFYWPVIRAQANTPTAIYTAEIID; translated from the coding sequence ATGACGAGCGGTCTCAATCTGACAGGTTCCTTCTTCCCGAGCTATAAGACTGCCAACCCAGGCTTCAGCTCCGACACGTTTCATTGCGCCGAAGAGACAGTAGCGGAGCTCTTGCAAAAAGCAACCAGCTCTGATCATCCCGGAATGCTGCTAGGTAAGGTTCAGAGTGGCAAGACTCGAACGTTCATTAGCATCTTGGCGTTCGCGTTCGATAACGGCTTCGATATCGCAATCGTTCTCAGCAAAAACTCCAAGGCTTTGATCGAGCAAACTGCAAAACGTTTGAATAGCGAATTCAAAATGTTCGTGGATGATGGCGAATTGGACATCTACGACATCATGCACGCGCCAGATTCCTTCGGCGTCTTCGAGCTAGATTCCAAGCTCATCTTCGTTGCCAAGAAACAAGACGACAACTTGCGTCGACTCATTGATCTTTTCAAAAAGAACAAGCTGATGGCCGAGAAGCGCACGCTCATCATTGATGATGAGGCCGATAATGCATCTATCGGTTACACAAAGAAGGCAGGACTCATCGAGGCGAACAAGATTGCCAGCAAGATCAATGATCTTCGTTCCGTCATTCAAAGCTCTTCATTCCTGCAAGTCACGGCGACACCCTATTCGCTTTACTTGCAGCCGAATGAGATTGAGGTAGCCAACGTCCTCACGTTCAAACCGACCCGTCCGGCTTTCACGAAGTTGGTTCCGGTACCGGCCGAGTATGTCGGCGGTGAAACCTACTTTGGCGAGTCGGCCAAGAGCGAAGCTGACACCCTCGAAAGCCTCATCCACCACACCGTCGATCACCGAGAGTTTGAACGACTGAAGAAGCCAGACGCCCGATCTCTGAAGATCGATCAGGTTCTCACGTCGCCCGCCATCAACGGTTTTCGGACAGCGATCATCAACTTCATCGTCGGGGGATGCATACAACGGATCAACCGAACGAACGCTGGCGAAAAGAGCAAGAAGCTTCGGTTTTCATTCCTTCTACATTCCGAGGCCGGAAAGGAAGCTCATTCCTGGCAAGAGAAGCTCACGAAGGCGATCATCAAGAAGTTGCAGGAAGCTGCCGAGTCCAAGCACGATGAGTTCATCAGCCTGGTTACAGAGGCACATGGTGACTTCGCAAGATCGTTAGCGCTCGCACTGGAGCCGATTCCCGAAGTGGACGCAGTGATTGCCGCAGTCTCGGAGGCTCTTGAGGACGAGCACATAACCGTAGCGAAAGTGAACTCTGATGATGACGTGGCCGCGCTGCTCGACAGCTCAGGTCAGCTCAAGCTGAGAAGTCCACTGAACATCTTTATCGGTGGTCAGGTGCTTGATCGTGGAGTTACTCTTGCGGGTCTGATTGGGTTCTACTATGGCCGCCGTCCAAACAAATATCAGCAAGACACGGTCTTGCAGCACTCGCGTATGTATGGCTACCGTCGTATGGACTTGGCAGTCACGCGCTTTTACACCTCAAACGTGATCCGGTATGCCATGAGCCAGATGGAGGAATTTGACTCTTCCTTACGGGCTGCTATTGAGTCAGGCGGGGATCACGCCGTTCAGTTCATCCGAAAGGCTGCCGACGGAACTGTGGTGCCTTGCAGCCCGAATAAGATTCTGGTGGCCACGACACAGACACTTCGCCCTTATAAACGCATCCTGCCTATCGGATTTCAGACGGGATACCGGACCGGAGCGAATGGCATTGGTCAAGCGATCAAAGTTCTGGACGAGCAGATCACCGCCCTTTGTGGGTTCAATGCGGCGGCTCCCAAACTCATTCCTGTTAGCGATGCGATTGATCTGATTCGAGCCATTGCGCCGACCATGGAGTTCCCGGAGGACGATGCGCCTGACTTTGACTGGGACGGGGCTGTTGCAGCTCTCGCTCATCTTTGCCAACAGCACCCGGTTCCCGCCGAACGGGGTCATGTCTTGATCTGGGCCGCCGATGGCCGCGATTCAGCGCGGCTCGCGAGCGCCGGTTCTCACGCCACCTATATTGAGACGCCAGACTCGGAACGAACCGAAGGCAAGCTGGCGAAACAGTATGCGATCAATCATCCGATCCTGTTTTTGCTTCGCCAGGAGGGCTCGGAGGCGAAAGGTTGGCGTGGAACGCCGTTCTATTGGCCGGTCATTCGTGCTCAGGCGAATACGCCTACGGCCATTTATACGGCAGAGATTATCGATTGA